The Deinococcus roseus genome contains a region encoding:
- a CDS encoding CidA/LrgA family protein yields MKPQMLVFLRGFCVLLGFDALGESLVQWLHMPIPGPVLGMLLLWAALSLNIIRVEWVQQTSEKMLSILGLLFVPTGAGIVLYLQSGQILLMLLVVVTLVLLLASWVMAQTVGKSHE; encoded by the coding sequence GTGAAACCCCAAATGCTGGTTTTCCTGCGAGGATTCTGTGTGCTGCTGGGCTTCGATGCCCTGGGAGAAAGCCTGGTGCAATGGCTGCACATGCCCATCCCGGGTCCGGTGCTGGGCATGTTGCTGCTGTGGGCTGCCCTCTCCCTGAACATCATCCGTGTGGAATGGGTGCAGCAAACCAGTGAGAAGATGCTTTCCATTCTGGGGTTGCTGTTTGTGCCCACAGGAGCAGGCATCGTGCTGTACCTGCAGTCCGGTCAGATCCTGCTGATGTTGCTGGTGGTGGTGACCCTGGTGCTGTTGCTGGCCTCCTGGGTGATGGCCCAGACCGTGGGCAAATCCCATGAATGA
- a CDS encoding LrgB family protein, which translates to MNEVSLLVTVLGFVMGAELQKRVRHPLVNPTLISIVLVVLYLGLTRLPYPDYNVHTAGLQFLLGPAVVALAVPLHQQRHLLKTHLKTILLGFCSGGLTALMVSFLLGKLLHLLPEFHLALSTMSSTSPISLAVAQKQGFSGSLSALLSIWTGILGALLLPAWLHKLGVHSPLLRGLTLGTLSHGIGTARMVQEGELATAAGSLGMGLNGALTALLVPLIWHWFN; encoded by the coding sequence ATGAATGAAGTGTCTTTGCTGGTCACCGTGCTGGGCTTTGTGATGGGGGCAGAACTGCAAAAACGGGTTCGGCACCCGCTGGTCAATCCCACCCTGATCAGCATTGTGTTGGTGGTGCTGTATCTGGGCCTGACCAGGCTGCCTTACCCAGACTACAACGTGCACACTGCAGGACTGCAATTTTTGCTGGGGCCTGCAGTGGTGGCCCTGGCTGTTCCCCTGCACCAGCAGCGCCACCTGCTGAAAACCCACCTGAAAACCATCCTGCTGGGGTTTTGCAGCGGAGGTCTCACCGCCCTCATGGTGTCTTTTCTGCTGGGAAAACTCTTGCACCTGCTTCCAGAGTTCCATCTGGCCCTCAGCACCATGAGCAGCACCTCCCCGATTTCTCTGGCAGTGGCCCAGAAGCAGGGATTTTCAGGCAGCCTCTCTGCCCTGCTCAGCATCTGGACCGGGATTCTGGGTGCCTTGCTGCTGCCAGCATGGCTTCACAAATTGGGGGTGCATTCTCCCCTGCTGAGGGGTCTCACGCTGGGCACCCTCTCACACGGCATTGGCACCGCCCGCATGGTGCAGGAAGGGGAACTGGCCACCGCCGCTGGCAGCCTGGGCATGGGTCTGAATGGTGCCCTGACCGCCTTGCTGGTGCCCCTGATCTGGCACTGGTTCAACTGA
- a CDS encoding LacI family DNA-binding transcriptional regulator — protein MSKRRITIKDVSALAGVSVSTVSRVLNASGPISEETRKAVMDAAAELKYQPNLLARGLVKNQLGGVGVLIPWLGGPFFCSFLEGVQDVIRDTPFRLVISSEQAQKAREHDALTYLLENDADGVIYYGDSLRPEDIAEINPQDKPVVLLGQPRTEAHPCVTIDDEVGAFLATRYLLDNGHRQIAHITGEASQHVTETRLGGYRRALSQAGVPFDGRLVFHADYTEQGGYRSVQQLLGRGVDFTAVFCSNDQMAIGAYQALREFNKRIPEDVSVVGFDDISFAQYMHPTLTTVRVPIRNMGSVAARMVIDLIEGREAEHPTLEAELVIRRSVKRL, from the coding sequence ATGTCAAAACGCCGAATCACCATCAAAGATGTGTCTGCCCTGGCCGGGGTGTCTGTTTCCACGGTTTCACGGGTGCTGAATGCCAGTGGCCCGATTTCTGAAGAAACCCGCAAAGCCGTGATGGACGCTGCTGCAGAACTGAAGTACCAGCCCAACCTGCTGGCCCGTGGCCTGGTGAAAAACCAGCTGGGTGGAGTGGGGGTCTTGATTCCCTGGCTGGGGGGTCCTTTCTTCTGCAGTTTTCTGGAAGGGGTGCAAGATGTGATTCGAGACACCCCATTCCGGCTGGTGATTTCCAGTGAGCAGGCCCAGAAAGCCCGTGAGCACGATGCCCTCACCTACCTGCTGGAAAACGATGCAGACGGTGTGATCTATTACGGGGATTCTTTGCGCCCAGAGGACATCGCAGAGATCAATCCGCAGGACAAGCCAGTGGTGCTGCTGGGACAGCCACGCACCGAGGCCCATCCTTGCGTGACCATCGACGATGAAGTGGGGGCTTTTCTGGCCACCCGGTACCTGCTGGACAACGGGCACCGCCAGATTGCACACATCACCGGAGAGGCCAGCCAGCATGTCACCGAAACCCGTCTGGGAGGCTACAGAAGGGCACTCTCTCAGGCAGGGGTGCCTTTTGATGGGCGTCTGGTTTTTCATGCCGATTACACCGAACAGGGTGGATACCGCAGTGTGCAGCAACTGCTGGGTCGGGGGGTGGATTTCACGGCCGTGTTCTGCAGCAATGACCAGATGGCCATTGGTGCGTATCAGGCGCTCAGGGAATTCAACAAACGCATTCCCGAGGATGTCTCGGTGGTGGGCTTCGATGACATTTCGTTTGCGCAGTACATGCATCCGACCCTGACCACTGTGCGGGTGCCGATTCGCAACATGGGCAGTGTGGCTGCCCGCATGGTGATCGACCTGATTGAAGGCCGGGAAGCAGAACACCCGACCCTGGAAGCCGAACTGGTGATCCGCCGCTCTGTAAAAAGGCTTTGA
- a CDS encoding primary-amine oxidase, which translates to MPRPLWMMFVLNCALWGTALAAGPLEPLTGSEISTAVGVLKSQGKASASTRFSLITLTEPDKTLVYQGKATGRQARVVMYDRGQNLTTEAIVDVQKKSLLNFKALPGMQPGFMLDDYVIAQQLVGKDPRWLEAMHKRGIAPNQVMLDTAGGRFEVGEDGARVMVVTSYLRAGAWNGYARPIEGVLARVDVSARKVLSVTDSGVVPISKSKGEVGADPSNLKPLVVRQPSGSSFTLDGHELRWDRWKLSYSLNAREGLVIHQAGWMEGKTFRPVLYRGSVAEMVVPYGDPNPNHDWRQPFDASEYGLGTTASPLTLGGDVPDHALLKNETLFTQTGNPLVMKNVVAIYERDGGLLFRHMDPDNLKVISRRARELCLSAVSTVGNYDYLFTWVFQQDGRIKVEVSLTGIMATRGIADSSTSDSGDSGMKVAPNLLALHHQHFFGFRLDLDVDGLKNTPLELNTEPLDMTDPEADANMQMDMSDQANPHGNAMHAMLEPLSSELNAVRDASSATARAWVVQGTRKNSLGAPTGYLLVPGKSSPLIAAPEAPIRVRAGFLEHSLWITRFNALERYPAGEYPTNNPDPGGIKDYIQNDEPLQNQDVVLWYTLGITHIPRPEEWPIMNTHVVGFTLEPAGFFSRNPMLP; encoded by the coding sequence ATGCCCAGACCTTTATGGATGATGTTTGTTTTGAATTGTGCCCTGTGGGGAACGGCGCTGGCGGCTGGACCGCTGGAGCCCCTGACCGGCAGCGAAATTTCCACGGCCGTCGGTGTTTTGAAATCGCAGGGCAAGGCTTCTGCCAGCACCCGTTTTTCCCTGATCACCCTTACTGAACCAGACAAAACCCTGGTGTACCAGGGCAAAGCCACCGGCAGACAGGCCAGGGTGGTGATGTATGACCGGGGCCAGAACCTTACCACCGAGGCCATTGTGGATGTGCAGAAAAAAAGCCTGCTGAATTTCAAGGCCCTGCCAGGCATGCAGCCCGGTTTCATGCTGGACGATTATGTGATTGCCCAGCAACTGGTGGGGAAAGATCCCCGCTGGCTGGAAGCCATGCACAAACGGGGCATCGCTCCCAACCAGGTGATGCTGGACACCGCCGGGGGCCGCTTTGAGGTGGGAGAGGACGGTGCACGGGTGATGGTGGTGACCTCCTACCTGCGTGCAGGGGCCTGGAACGGCTATGCCAGACCCATCGAAGGGGTGCTGGCCCGGGTGGATGTGTCAGCCCGCAAAGTGCTGTCGGTGACGGACTCCGGGGTGGTGCCCATCTCCAAAAGCAAAGGAGAGGTGGGTGCTGACCCCTCCAACCTGAAACCCCTGGTGGTGAGGCAACCCTCGGGGAGCAGCTTCACCCTGGATGGCCACGAATTGCGCTGGGACCGCTGGAAACTCAGCTACTCCCTGAATGCCAGAGAGGGCCTGGTGATCCATCAGGCTGGCTGGATGGAAGGCAAAACCTTCCGGCCCGTCCTGTACCGGGGATCGGTGGCGGAAATGGTGGTGCCTTATGGAGATCCCAACCCCAACCACGACTGGCGGCAGCCTTTTGATGCCTCCGAGTACGGTCTGGGCACAACGGCCTCCCCATTGACCCTGGGTGGGGACGTGCCTGACCACGCCCTGCTGAAAAACGAAACCCTGTTCACCCAGACCGGAAACCCACTGGTGATGAAAAACGTGGTGGCCATCTATGAACGGGATGGTGGTCTGCTGTTCCGGCACATGGATCCCGACAACCTCAAGGTGATTTCCAGACGGGCCAGAGAACTGTGCCTCTCTGCGGTGTCCACGGTGGGCAATTACGACTACCTGTTCACCTGGGTGTTCCAGCAGGACGGCAGAATCAAGGTGGAGGTCAGCCTGACCGGCATCATGGCCACCCGTGGAATTGCAGACAGCAGCACGTCAGATTCTGGAGACTCTGGCATGAAAGTGGCCCCCAACCTGCTGGCCCTGCACCACCAGCATTTCTTTGGTTTCCGTCTGGACCTGGATGTGGATGGCCTGAAAAACACCCCACTGGAACTGAACACCGAGCCTCTGGACATGACCGACCCTGAAGCTGACGCGAACATGCAGATGGACATGTCTGATCAGGCCAATCCTCATGGCAATGCCATGCACGCCATGCTGGAACCCCTGAGCAGCGAACTGAATGCTGTCCGCGATGCCAGCAGTGCAACAGCCCGTGCCTGGGTGGTGCAGGGTACACGCAAGAACAGCCTGGGAGCTCCCACCGGATACCTGCTGGTTCCAGGGAAAAGTTCCCCCCTGATTGCTGCTCCAGAAGCCCCCATTCGTGTTCGTGCAGGATTTCTGGAGCACAGCCTGTGGATCACCCGCTTCAATGCGCTGGAACGTTATCCTGCCGGAGAGTACCCCACCAACAACCCGGATCCGGGAGGCATCAAAGACTACATCCAGAACGATGAACCCCTGCAAAATCAGGATGTGGTGCTGTGGTACACGCTGGGCATCACCCACATTCCCAGGCCCGAAGAGTGGCCCATCATGAACACCCATGTGGTGGGGTTCACGCTGGAACCTGCCGGGTTTTTCTCCCGCAATCCCATGTTGCCCTGA
- a CDS encoding histidine kinase N-terminal 7TM domain-containing diguanylate cyclase codes for MQLEFTPYILPFVVSLITTVGLALYALRHYNPAARVFVLVMTALSIWTFCYIMELSSVTLDAKILWVKIKYLGSATAPVLWFVFSLYMTNNQQRLKGPLSTVLATGVILTWAVVFSHGLQTWMWTDIRLKPGFPETDSDHGFFFWIYAVLCYVCILASVVVYFNFYRTTSRFFKQQAQWLLLGGFIPLGGRMTEDLLGLDLIPKVDEVIFFFLFSGIFFALALFRYGALKLVPIAHHLVVKNINAAIVVLDLMGRIVDLNPYAQRMLGPEQSGSIGKTPQEVLGDRLKLATFEEIPQELTLMQGERESCFSVQYSPIREQRGQVAGHVLVLFDITERKQAEMQLAHIARTDALTQVTNRRYFYELAEPEFKRINGTEGNLGVVMLDVDYFKKINDTYGHQIGDEVLKHVAKVCKNSLRSTDLFARYGGEEFICLVSGGNAEDTRSIAEKLRQALAETPLELPEQNISVTASLGVAVLNGAAKSLDELIGKADEALYTSKKEGRNRVTLSTVLGTAEIYG; via the coding sequence ATGCAGCTGGAATTTACCCCTTACATCCTCCCCTTTGTGGTCTCTCTGATCACCACTGTGGGTCTGGCGCTGTACGCCCTCCGGCACTACAATCCTGCAGCCCGGGTTTTTGTGCTGGTGATGACCGCCCTCAGCATCTGGACGTTCTGTTACATCATGGAGCTGTCCAGTGTCACGCTGGATGCAAAAATCCTGTGGGTGAAAATCAAATACCTGGGAAGCGCCACGGCTCCAGTGCTGTGGTTTGTGTTCTCGCTTTACATGACCAACAACCAGCAGCGGCTGAAAGGTCCCCTCAGCACCGTGCTGGCCACCGGGGTGATCCTCACCTGGGCGGTGGTGTTCAGCCACGGATTGCAAACCTGGATGTGGACCGACATCCGCCTGAAACCCGGTTTTCCCGAAACCGACTCGGACCACGGGTTTTTCTTCTGGATTTATGCGGTGCTGTGCTACGTGTGCATTCTGGCCAGTGTGGTGGTGTATTTCAATTTTTACCGCACCACCTCGCGGTTCTTCAAACAACAGGCCCAGTGGCTGCTTCTGGGTGGGTTCATTCCGCTGGGTGGCCGCATGACCGAGGACCTGCTGGGTCTGGACCTGATCCCCAAAGTGGATGAGGTGATTTTCTTCTTCCTGTTCTCGGGGATTTTCTTTGCACTGGCCCTCTTCCGGTATGGAGCGCTGAAACTGGTGCCCATTGCCCACCACCTGGTGGTCAAGAACATCAACGCCGCCATTGTGGTGCTGGACCTGATGGGCAGGATTGTGGACCTGAACCCTTACGCCCAGCGCATGCTGGGGCCTGAACAATCGGGCAGCATTGGCAAGACCCCCCAGGAAGTGCTGGGAGACCGCCTGAAACTGGCCACCTTTGAAGAAATCCCGCAGGAGCTCACCCTGATGCAGGGAGAGCGGGAAAGCTGCTTTTCGGTGCAGTACTCCCCCATCCGGGAGCAGCGTGGACAGGTGGCCGGACACGTGCTGGTGCTCTTTGACATCACCGAACGCAAGCAGGCCGAGATGCAACTCGCCCACATTGCCCGCACGGACGCCCTCACGCAGGTCACCAACCGCCGTTATTTTTATGAACTGGCCGAGCCCGAATTCAAACGCATCAATGGCACCGAAGGCAACCTGGGCGTGGTGATGCTGGATGTGGATTACTTCAAAAAAATCAACGACACCTATGGCCACCAGATTGGCGACGAGGTGCTCAAGCACGTGGCGAAAGTTTGCAAAAACAGCCTGAGAAGCACCGACCTGTTCGCCCGTTATGGTGGGGAGGAATTCATCTGCCTGGTCAGCGGTGGGAACGCCGAAGACACCCGCAGCATTGCCGAAAAACTCCGTCAGGCCCTGGCAGAAACCCCCCTGGAACTTCCAGAGCAAAACATCTCTGTCACTGCCAGTCTGGGCGTTGCCGTGCTGAACGGGGCTGCAAAATCCCTGGATGAACTGATTGGGAAAGCAGACGAAGCGCTTTACACCTCCAAAAAAGAGGGGCGCAACCGGGTGACTTTATCGACGGTGCTGGGAACGGCTGAGATCTACGGGTGA
- a CDS encoding endonuclease domain-containing protein, with amino-acid sequence MSSTRTQRARELRKHSTPAEQVLWERLRNRQLGAKFRRQHPLPPFFADFFCQEHLLVIELDGNSHIGRETYDARRTRHLEELGCKVVRFWNWEIHNNLEGVLEQILQEIAGRPGL; translated from the coding sequence ATGTCCTCCACCCGCACTCAAAGGGCCAGAGAGCTGAGAAAACACAGCACCCCTGCTGAACAGGTCCTCTGGGAACGCCTGCGCAACAGGCAGCTTGGAGCCAAATTCAGAAGACAGCATCCCCTTCCTCCGTTTTTTGCTGACTTCTTCTGTCAGGAACACCTGCTGGTCATCGAACTGGATGGCAACAGCCACATCGGGCGCGAAACCTACGATGCCCGAAGAACCCGTCATCTGGAAGAACTGGGATGCAAAGTGGTCCGGTTCTGGAACTGGGAAATTCACAACAATCTGGAGGGGGTGCTGGAACAGATTCTGCAGGAAATTGCTGGAAGGCCAGGGCTTTAG